Within Salvia splendens isolate huo1 chromosome 21, SspV2, whole genome shotgun sequence, the genomic segment GTtagaatattaataaataaacatGATTTTGTAATGAAAATATCTATATATTAtagaaatatctagatattatgTGAATTTTCTAGATATTAAAATATCTAAACATTTTAAGAGAATTCTTTAAATTGTagatattatttattaaaatattctttTCATAAAATTATATGCGTCTTAACTTCTACCACCACCACAAAACAAGATTTTGACCgcgataaaaaaaaacaaaaaaaatgttggCATCCAAATTTCAATCTCACATGATTTTGTGCCTATTATATGCATATGCTACTTTGCATAAATAAGAACAAAAAACTGACGCCGATCAATTCCATAAATAATTTTGtcaattaaattagaaaatgtgGTAAGATCCATTCAGATCCAACCAAGCAATTGTATTTGTTGAATCCCAGTAACAAAAATGCGTAGCTTGCATTAAATAATTTTCCATAAGAATCATATACTCCAGACATTTtctatactttattttcttctataaaaatagtttatttctatttttaataattttttctatttctaatAAGATGGGATCAATCCATTATCTACtaacaataaatatttttttcaataataatttttgttggcaattgaaacaaaaaatataacatataactgtctcacatcggtgtcaaaagaaaactgaaactagtatataagtctcatgggctcCTCCTcgtatcaccaattggttttaggatggaacccatggatttctatcatggtatcagagcgggtcgccgactgtgggtcaaatttaactgacccagcagtatatctgggccgaaactgaaaaaatgactgacccagcagtatatctggacttaaaaatttgggccaagtggtccaaccgatcgaaaaaaaattgggccgattgtccaatcgattagaaaaaagtccaacccctccaaggttcaccttgaagggtttgagggagggtgttggcaattgaaacaaaaaatataacatataactgtcccacatcggtgtcaaaagaaaactgaaactcgtatataagtctcatgggctcctgctcctatcaccaattagtTTTAGAAtgaaacccatggatttctataaatttttccttactaattttatttttcggCATATAATGGCACAGATTAATACTACTCCTTATGGCTCCCGACATAATGTTATATGACAACATGTACTTCATCTGTTCCACTAGTGTTAGAGCCGCATTCCTTTTGGATCATTTTATTATAGTTGAGTTTTTTTTACCCAAATCGATCACTTACTTTcttatatctcttactttattatctcaatttcaaaataaaaaaattgatgcctactttaattataatattaataataattttatacttCCCCCGTCtcacaagagtatgcactctttcctGTGTAGTacgtctcacaaaaatatgcaatttctaaatttagaaaCTATTCATCGTCTAAGGTACAACGCTCACCGTCTCAAGTATGATAATGTTTCGATCTTACGTATTGAGTTGATAAATTGGCTAAATTATTTGATTAGAGTATATAGTGGATACCACAAGTTTTAATACtatgaaattggtaaagtatgagagaaaaaagataaaatggGAGAAgtaggaaagaaaaagaaagtggtaaaataagaaagaaaaaaagagaaaatgtgtATAAAATAGGGGAGAGATCgatgaaaaatataataaattgagagaaaattttcaaattgagataaatttttcatttttttaaggAGAATACTAATTTCTTCTTCTCACattatactttattaatttcgGTAAGGGCTAATTTATCTCAAcccaaattaataaaatattatgatGAGCTGGCCCGTTTTCGGTGACTCATGGTAAAGAAAATTGTCATTGTATCATAGTACCAATTCATAacttcgaaaaaaaaattaaattactataaGTCTATAACCCTATTATTTCATCCGTTCCATATTAGGAGTTGCAATTGCCGCAAATTTTAAGAACTAGAAAACAAAGTTGATGAAAATATGTGGAATGTGAGTTCTATTTGAATGGAGtataaatatgagtaaaattaagttagtggagagtgtggcctattaccatttataaaAGAAGTGAACTAGAACTTCTAATGTAGTATGGGCAAAAATAAATAATCGATATTCCTAATATAGAAcggagaaaatataatttataatcaTCCCATGTAACTAAtttgaatcatttttttattatatattttgattttataaatacaGTGTCACTCAggtcatctgcaacgctgtctcttatccgtccattaaccgtctcttaaattactattcatgggccccactgtaattttatctcttaactaagggacagaacctgcaaccctctatctcttatccgtcccttaaccgtctcttaaattactattcattcaatttcatttttttatttttatttccaacaaattcaattaataaaaacaaacttcattaaataaaataacattacaacataaaataaaaatacaacttaaaattcaaaaaaataaaaaaacacataattaaaatcctaaaaagtaaaaagtacataatataaaatacaattttatagaaaataaaaaactactccgccggcgaatcatttcccgaaggcggtggaagtgcactgaagccacctggaggctaataccaagttgtcttgccataaactcaattctggcaagataggcttggtattggggatgcgtcatgcgggaagtgtccgccattgtggcggtcatgtacatggacattagggagttcgagggtgcccccgagcccgcttggcttgattcggctcggcccctcctccctctagctgCATTCGctgcatttctcccttgcggccgacggagCCCACGGGAGGACCTCCGACATCGTCTGTCGTGaactcaacctcctgcgaggcaagcTCTTGTGCGgtgctgcccgaaccgccctcactagacgggtattggccacccgccgtgtgcttcgtgcgcttcgaggtcgagcccgagctggaccggtaACCGTCGGctcacctttcctcgtctttgacgacctcccaaacatcgacatgtttgaattgtttgccggtgtcgtcgaagtagactcgcaaagccgacctcagaatgtcggctcccgtggctccgctttggtaatgagccgcttcactcttgtagatggcgaagaattttttgacctctctgtcgactcggtcaaagtgagcgcggagcatctaatatgtgcggcggcggaaccccttcggcttaatctcgtggtaggcctcggtgacctttttcccagaagcacttccgaggttgttgattcccgacgattgGATCGTACGAGAGATAATCCAGGCGCTGTACACCGCCAGTGTTTCTTTagggccgtacggatgccggcctagatcctccgcctcctcctcctcctcctcgtctaCCTCTGcttccgccctggagcttccaccgcctcggccttcttccggagtgggttcaacagaataatcctcccgaatctaggataatccctgcgaatacctcggggcggagggacggacgtatgcatccacatcaaaatggtgtggttggtacccccggcgtcgacgaaccctgggtgcccggcgtcgacgaaccggaaccaccaccgaggacattgtacatgccccaagtcaccgaacgcgttgatgtcgaacccgccggagccgccaccgccaccgccactgctagagtttccgtcgccggacattttgtgatgagaggttagatgaaaattggagagtaaatggagatgatttgggaagcatagatgtgtatttgtgtgtgaaatgcggatgaattaggagtatttccagagtaaaaaaaaataaaaacgataatataacggtaatattgccattttttcattttttaattctaattaaaaaaaatgatttattgagtcagcgtgacgatgcccactcgcgggccggcgagtgggcgtcacgcatggcgccggagcgcgccacatcgcctcggcgcgtggcgaaaCGTCTCGCCATTCGTCACAGCGGGACGGAACGCGAAACGGGccggggacgagacggggcgctgcaacgcgacACGCCGCCGTCTTGTCCCTTAGTGACTGAATACGGGCAACCCGcatgacgcgttgcgggtggccttacgagccacccgcgtgaATCGTTGCGGGTGGCCTCACATGCGAATTGGCCTTCCGCAACGCGTCCCTTAGCCATCACTTATCTCGTCCCGGAGTGACGGAATGGTTAAGGGACGGCGTTGCAGCCTTCCGTCTCCATCTCGTCACGGAGAAACGCCTGTCCCGGAGGGACAGctcgcgagacgtctcgccgCGCGCGTTGGCGACATGGCGAGCTctggttcgtccgtgacgccacTCGTCGGCCCTCGAGTGGGCGTAGTTTTTAtccgaaaaaatatttttttgtttttttaaaaattcaggaaaaattcaaaaattttaaaataaattcaaaaaatatactagtcgTTTATAGCAGTTTATAGGCGTTTTTttgcaaaattttaattttttttattttttaagcctccaatcacttctataaatatcaaatcattctcacaaattaatccaccataaaaatatctttttttatttaaattatgtattttttaattttttaggatctTATTAATgaggtttttaaattttttaggattttaagttgtatttttattttatttaatgaagtgtgttttttattaattaaatttattggaaataaaaataaaaaatgaaattgaatcaatagtaatttaagagacggttaagggacggataagagatggagggttgcaggttccgtccattagttaagagatgagtaaaaaagtacagtgagacccgtgaatagtaatttaagggactaTTAACATACATGTATCTCTCTCATTAATAGTCTGAAATTACGAATTGCAGTtattaatcttttattttaataaaaggtaaatattgaaatagaataataaaattgCCTTGCTTTGGAATCTTTGTGACTTCAAAAATGGCGGACAGCAAAAATTTAGGCGGCAAATAGAGAATTATTCCGCCAAAACTAAGCGGGAAGCCAGCAAATCCACACACATAACCCAAATTCTCACTGCAAAATCGATTCACCGTGAGAGAAATTGTGTTGGTCTTTCATTCCACTCGAATCTCAGATTGGTTCCAAGTTAAATTCAGATGATTTTCACTGATTGGCGTCTTAAAAATCTCACAGAAAGTGAATCACTCGTTTATATTGCTTAAAATAGTTTCTCGACACTTGATTCGAGAGGTTATATGTAGTTTTTGCTTGATTTTTGGCCCAATTTAAAAAAGTTCGAGATCTCCTTTTGTATCTATTGGGTGTATTTTCTTGGTTGAAAAAAAAGACTAATTCATTGCATCTAGCTATGGCGGGAGTTGAGCCGATGAAAATCGACCCTGCGGCGGATGAAATGAAGCGGAAATCGGACGGTTCGGACCAGAAGAAGAGGCCACAGAAAAGGAAAAGGTTGGAGCCATGTTTGTACGCTGTAAGCCCGGGTGAGAAACAGGCGAAAATCGACGCATTGCGCGGTGAAATCAATAGCCTTGTTAGATTTGGTAAAGATTTAGCGTGTAGAAGCAGAGAGGTATTGGTCGAAAATGTGGAGAAAGTAGGGTTTTCTTCTGCTCCTCTGAATAGTGTGATTGCGTGTTTAATGGAGGAGAGCGATCTTCCATTGTCGACACTCGTGGATGAAATATTTGAGAAAGTTAAGGGTAGGATTGGAAATGGCGACACTGTTACTAGAGCTAGTGTGAAGAGTAGTGTGCTTATGATTGGGCAGAGATTGTGTTATGGTGTGGCTAGTGCAGATGCAGATCTTTTAGAGGATGAGGCGGAGCATGCTCTTTGGTTTTGGGAGGTATAATTTTGATGAAATGTCGATTTTGATGATTTTGTGATTAAGTAGTATTGTATCTTGTATGTAACCTTCTTCTTCATATAATTATAGGGTTTGTTTCTACTCTCCTTTAGATTTTGGTGTTGATTGGCTTGTTGCATCACATTgtatttttactatttctagTTTTGCATTTGATGAGTTATGTACTTATGTTGGTTCTTGATCTTTCTCCTTGTGACCATAGGTTTGTCTATtgtcttcaatcttgttcaaTCTATTATGCTTGTTAGGATTGAAGTACCAAAGATATTGGACTTCATGTTTCTTCCATGAGAACCGTTCAAGTCATGGTTTCCTGACTAAATGCTAATGTAGTTTAGGTCTTAAATGCTTAGCTGATTATTGGTTAGCTCAATTTCTAATTTAGTTGTTCCCTTCAAACTGGGATACTATGTTTGTGATAAATTGTGATCCCTGTCTCTGAAACCACCCTTTTGAATTGCAGAGGTTTTGCTCATTTTAATGGACATTAATCTTGTACACACACCTTCCAACATCTACGTACCATTTAGCTATGTGCCAGTCTGTCTGTGTTTCCTTCTTGCTTACAGTATTATGTTCCTCCTTTGGTTTAGATACAGATTTTTTATACTTATTGCATAATTTGTTCTATTGCAGACTAGAGACTTGAAACTGATCCCAAATTCAGAGCGTGCATCAGTGAAAGTTCGCCGTACTTGCCGGAAAAAAACTCAGGAGAGAATTGCAGCTGTTACAGGTAGAATTTATGTAATTATGGTACTTGGATAGTTATATCATAGTTGATATTTGTTGCTGAGTGGTCAGCTGTGGCTGGTTGGCTCATTCTTTACACGCTATCTTTGTTTAGCAATTCTGTTGTTCTTTCACTAGATTAACTTGTGCAGCCATTTTAGAAGGGTCTTGTTGCTCGCAAACATTTTTGTTCTATGATCTCAAAGCTTGGTGGGAGAGACACTTTTTTAGTAGGTCTCTTTTTGAGGTTTGCTCATTCATGATAAATTCGATTTTTGTCAGCAATGATTAGTGCCCTTGAAAAGCCAGAGGACCATCCAAATCGCCCGCAGGATTTGGCAAAAGCTTTGGAAAAGATTGGTAAAGTTCTAAATGAGACAGATATTCGGATGTTAATGCAGAACTTGTCACAGAAAAATGCTGCTGAAATGTAAGTGTTATTTGAGTGTGCTATATACATACAATTCCTTTTGTAAGATGGCATATTGCCTTATTATCATTTCATTTGGCGGTGAAGGGCTGAGAAAGAAGTCAAGAAAGATGAAAAAATGTTAATCAAGCAAATGGAGAAGGACAAACAAGAAATGGAAAAGgcaaagaagaagagagagagggaactTCAGAAGGAAATGCTGCAGAATGTAAATGTTATTGCAGTTATTTAGTTGTTTACTTTCTCTAGTTATTGGCCtggttttctttttaaaatagaTTGATTACTCCTGTTAGATAATAGTAGCATGAAGAAGGTTATTGCATGAACTAATAACTTATGGAACCTTAGTTTCTTTCTTAtaagtttatttttaattaaactcACCCTGCAGGAAAAAGAACAGAAGCGCTTGCGAGAAGAGGCAGAGAAGGAGGAAAGGCGCCGTGAGAAAGAAGAAAGTGACATGCAGAAACAACTGCGGAGGCAGCAAGAGGAGGCAGAGAAAGATAAAAAACGCAAGGCCAAAGAAGAAGCTGAACTGAAAAAGCAACTTGCCGTTCAGAAACAAGCATCAATGATGGAGCAGTttcttaaaagaaagaaatCTACTTCTTCTCAAAATGACAGTTCTTCAAACAAAGCCACCACATCTATGCCATCTCCAAACCTGGTTGAACTAGAATCTGAAACTGTTACAGAAAAGATGGACTCTATTTTGGTTGGAAATGCTGAAATTGAGGCCAAAGCTATCTGGAAGTAGGGTCCTTTCCCTTTTCCACCATATCTTTTTCCAGCTTATTATGTGCCAAGTCTCAGTGCCATATTGTGTTCTATTGCAGGTCACACTTGAATTCATGGCGCCACATCGGAAACTCTATTCGTTCAAAGAAAGTTCACTGGGGCATGCGTCAGAAGCCTAAGACTGAGCTGGTCAAGGAACTTAAGCTTACAACTAACACTGAAATACCTAGTGATGAGCTCCAAGTTGAAGAGAAGAATGTGGATGGATCAACTGACCTCAATATTCATGGAAGACAGTCTCAAATTACCATCGACCGGCCTCTTTCTCAAAGCCAAAAGAGAAAACGCAGTAAGCAGCTATTGCAATTTGATAAGAGCCACAGACCTGCATTTTATGGTGTTTGGCCCAAAAAAAGGTAAAGTggtagtattatattttcactTAAAGCCAATATTGTTGAAGCTAGTTGCAGCATGCCACTTTAATCTCTCTATTTTGTGTATGGACCTGCAATGGCTTGTTACTACAAATATTTTCTATCTGATTATAAGTCTTATGTTTCTCTAGTCAAGCTATTGGAGGGCGCCACCCTTTGGCAAAGGATCCAGATATAGACTATGAGATTGACAGCGATGAGGAGTGGGAAGAGGTATACTAGGCTAGTAGCTAATTCAGTACAAGCATTCTCATTAAGATTTTTCTCATCTGAAATTTGACTGAGCAGGAAGAACCTGGTGAAAGCCTATCTGACTGTGAGAAGGACGAGGAGGATGAAAGCATGGATGAGCAGCAAAAggttgatgatgaagatgaaagTGAAGATGGATTTTTTGTTCCAGATGGTTATCTCTCGGAAAGTGAGGTGAGCTCTAATTTCTGATAGCCTATTTTTCATTCTCTGGGTTATTTCTATTATGTCCATTTATTCCAAAAGAGCTACTGGAAATTATAGAAAAGCGAGGGATTCAAAGTTTGTTCGCAGTTTGTTCCAtcttcctttctttttctcaGAGCTTATCATATTGTGGGTTGCAGGGAGTACAGGCTGATGAGATGGAATGTGATGAACTAGTCGAGGAAGCGAGAGATCATCCTGACATCAAAGAGCAAGTACAGAGTGAAGAATTTTGCTCCCTGCTCCGACAGCAGAAGTATTTGAATAATATGACAGAGCACGCGCTTAAAAAGAATCAGCCCTTGATCATATTAAATCTTATGCATGAAAAGACCACATTGTCACCAGCTGAAGAGCTATCTGGTTCAGAGAAACTCGAAAAAATGTGCTTGCAAGCTCTTTGTATCCGTCCTTTGTTTGATTTCCCCGCAACAGAAATATCAATTAATAACAATGAGGTAGATGAGGATTTAGAATCTTTACCAAACAAATCAACTCCAACACCTTCAACTGCTGCTGCTGGTATACCTGATTCAGACTTGCCTCAGATTGTAAGTTTCTCATTTTCCTCGTTGTGTGATTCATTATGTATATACAGTATTGATACCATAAATGAAGTTTACTTATATTTTGCAGATTTCCATCATCAATTCATGTCCACATGGCATTGCAAAACTATCCGATGCTCTACATAATACGTTCCCGGCTTTTTCAAAATCTCTACTGAGAAAAAAAGTCCGCGAAATATCAGATTTCTCAGAAAATCGTTGGCAGGTCATTAGCCTCATATTCTTCAACTTATTCAAACTTGGCTTAGAAACAATCATgattttttgtgaattttgattGTGAATTACAAAAAATTTGCTAGATCTTATGCTCTAACATGTTTATTATGATGATACTTCAGGTCAAGAAAGAAATCTTGAACAAGTTTGGCATATCTATATCACCAGGTATCATGTGGTTAGCCTTTAATCTCTAATTAAAGTCCATTCCTTTTTCTACACTAAAACATGCTATTTTATCTATGCAGAAAGGAAGTCTCTCAAGGCAAAGGGCATAGCCTCATTCTTCTCAAAAAGATGCTTGCCTCCATCTAAGAATACCACTATGAATGTGAGCCTGACATTGCCTCAGCTGCCACAGAAACATGCAGCAGCTATTGCCTCCTCAGAGCAGGACTGCTTGAACGAGCAACGGTGAATGGGAATAGGGTATTTCTTTCTTCTGCTTTTGCCCATTGCATGTGTAAATTAGGTAGTGATCCATCATTCTGTGTTTGGTGACAGTTTCTGCTTTTCGAAAGTGAACTATGTGCTAGAAATAGTGTAGAGCAGGTATGCATAGAGTGATGATGCTCATGGTTTCGAAACTGCCGGTTCTGGTTCGTTACTGCTGGTTCGGTTAAAACTGAGCAACACTAGGTATGCATAGGGATTGTTTGGGAGGATAGAAAATGAATTGAGTTGAGTTTAATAATACTCTCTAGTATACTAGTATCGCTTTTGGAGTTCAATTTTCTTGTTATTCTTTGAGTTTGGGATCTTATTAAGCATTTTGCAAAATGTTCATATGTTTTTTATCGTTGCTACTAATACTGATGTATTTTAACCAAACAAATACTCACTCAACTACAGGGGCGGATACACTTGGGCGGAGGGTAGGGATTAAGCCCttacccaatttttttttttttaaatttctactttcaaaatttaaaaaattttgaaaaatcataTTAAGCCCTTACCAACTAATGGTATTATAGAAGAAATTATCTTGGAATGAATAGTTGTAAGGGCTGAAATTaaagaaggaagaagggaaaatttaaaaattgcaaAGAAAAAGTATAATCATGGCGCAATGAGGAGTGACTGggtgaggaagaagatcgagtaatttaaaaataaaactaaaaaagtcAGACTGACCTCTATTAATTTGTTTGATGCGTTTTTAGCTTAGATAAAATAGACTTGAAACTTGTAAAAGTGCTAGCACTTTTATAAGTGGGAACACGCtttgtttaaataattaaataaaaaatttgtctTCTGTAAAATATAAGTACTTTAAGTTGTATATTGcaatttagaaaaataaaaagagagagaCTGAAGTGTTTATAACAGTGGCAGTGTGGCACGCAGAAACGGTGAAAAGAGGGTTTGAGTCTTTGAGATTTTAGCGAATTTAAAATGCAAATTCTACACAAATTGTGAAGTAAAGGAATTTATTAAAGTGTTAATTTTGTATTCTatctattgttttttttaagattttcaGAGAATAGTTGCAAGTTTGTAAAAAAAGTTATAAACAATAGTtattttaaagtttttattttttttaattctatggCTTGAACTTTGAAATTCTTGTCAAATGCACATATTCTAATAGCTactttttatcaaaaatatgAGATTGTCTGGACTGACTTGTGAAATCGATGGAAGAAGAGTGGAAGAATGACagtttaattatgtatattGAAAAGAACCTGTTTTTAACAATTGAAAACGAACAAATCTTGCAACGTTTTCAATCGATGAGAACACGTAGAATTCAGTTGTCCCCGCTTTAGATGTAAAAACACAGCTATGACAcgttttttttgttctttttattaGATATATATTGGACTAGTtcgtattaaatatatatacatttttacTGTTGTTGTAATTGTGGTTTTtgcattatataatattatatatatatacatatattatatatataatatatttgatTATGAAAAATTATATAGTGGAGTCCAGCGCCAGCCCCTATGGCCAA encodes:
- the LOC121783880 gene encoding chromatin assembly factor 1 subunit FAS1-like — its product is MAGVEPMKIDPAADEMKRKSDGSDQKKRPQKRKRLEPCLYAVSPGEKQAKIDALRGEINSLVRFGKDLACRSREVLVENVEKVGFSSAPLNSVIACLMEESDLPLSTLVDEIFEKVKGRIGNGDTVTRASVKSSVLMIGQRLCYGVASADADLLEDEAEHALWFWETRDLKLIPNSERASVKVRRTCRKKTQERIAAVTAMISALEKPEDHPNRPQDLAKALEKIGKVLNETDIRMLMQNLSQKNAAEMAEKEVKKDEKMLIKQMEKDKQEMEKAKKKRERELQKEMLQNEKEQKRLREEAEKEERRREKEESDMQKQLRRQQEEAEKDKKRKAKEEAELKKQLAVQKQASMMEQFLKRKKSTSSQNDSSSNKATTSMPSPNLVELESETVTEKMDSILVGNAEIEAKAIWKSHLNSWRHIGNSIRSKKVHWGMRQKPKTELVKELKLTTNTEIPSDELQVEEKNVDGSTDLNIHGRQSQITIDRPLSQSQKRKRSKQLLQFDKSHRPAFYGVWPKKSQAIGGRHPLAKDPDIDYEIDSDEEWEEEEPGESLSDCEKDEEDESMDEQQKVDDEDESEDGFFVPDGYLSESEGVQADEMECDELVEEARDHPDIKEQVQSEEFCSLLRQQKYLNNMTEHALKKNQPLIILNLMHEKTTLSPAEELSGSEKLEKMCLQALCIRPLFDFPATEISINNNEVDEDLESLPNKSTPTPSTAAAGIPDSDLPQIISIINSCPHGIAKLSDALHNTFPAFSKSLLRKKVREISDFSENRWQVKKEILNKFGISISPERKSLKAKGIASFFSKRCLPPSKNTTMNVSLTLPQLPQKHAAAIASSEQDCLNEQR